A window of Plasmodium malariae genome assembly, chromosome: 5 contains these coding sequences:
- the PmUG01_05042700 gene encoding fam-l protein: MEQKLRLFLFTKISTFILLSWICYFFNDINCLNKNLDEKWNLCRKLNIRIYRILAKYKHYKDSSNSNQKEEMQISEVKKEENIYNNKKGTNGKHKKSCRNSLYNGKYGKNIEKNISGIPKTKKYSIFEKKIFKELYYEDYVKNIKSIEYEEYKKLARRKRRIRIALLLLFFMVLAIPILDISLEKITEGGLLGLLHLLYPTGNDTNPLSGIEGHLDSLLSQGTWNILGKICASTTFIYGVPFLIFVVIFILGMVYYYKKVIKYENTKFRKKLNLK; the protein is encoded by the exons atggaacAAAAACTTAGGTTGTTCttatttactaaaatttcAACGTTTATACTTTTATCTTGGATATGTTACTTTTTCAATGACATA aactgtttaaataaaaatttggaTGAAAAATGGAATCTTTGTAGAAAATTAAACATAAGAATTTATCGAATATTGGCgaaatataaacattataAGGATTCAAGTAATTCAAATCAGAAAGAAGAAATGCAAATTAGTGAagtgaaaaaagaagaaaatatatataataataaaaaaggaacaaatggaaaacataaaaagtCATGTAGAAATTCACTATATAATGGGAAATACGGTAAGAATATcgagaaaaatatatctgGTATAcctaaaacaaaaaaatatagcatttttgaaaaaaaaatttttaaagaactTTATTATGAAGATTAcgttaaaaatatcaaatcTATTGAATATgaggaatataaaaaactagCCCGTAGAAAGCGAAGAATTCGAATTGCTTtacttttgttatttttcatGGTATTGGCAATACCTATATTAGATATTTCACTAGAGAAAATTACAGAAGGTGGATTGTTAGGCTTATTACACTTGTTGTATCCAACTGGAAATGATACAAATCCTCTGTCTGGGATAGAGGGACACTTAGATTCATTGTTAAGCCAAGGCACATGGAATATTTTAGGAAAAATATGTGCATCAACTACCTTCATTTATGGTGTACCTTTCCTTATATTtgttgttatatttatattaggaATGGTTTACTACtacaaaaaagttataaaatatgaaaatacaaagttcagaaaaaaattaaatttgaaGTAA
- the PmUG01_05042800 gene encoding PIR protein: protein MRPEVSKKVKVFSLFDEDHEPNDSNTSVLLSPLKKDHTNLYKIGCMLNNSIKIKDALYSLISDSISETEYCDLLNEWLDQKKNEYINEGTNCESNTKLWEEKIENLWIPLMKNAYDSVSCHRKKSTYNCFILPEMKTSLSVGFTLLGTFIITFFILYKFSPFGHWIHNCLRKKRKTIQNIVPEDSYKLINESSYMGKSHTESGKIRISYGSV, encoded by the exons atg aGACCAGAAGTAAGTAAGAAAGTTAAagttttttcactttttgaTGAAGATCATGAGCCTAACGATTCCAATACATCTGTATTATTAAGTCCTTTAAAGAAAGATCATACGaatttgtataaaattgGTTGTATGcttaataatagtattaaaattaaagatgCGCTGTATTCATTAATTAGTGATAGCATTAGTGAAACTGAGTACTGtgatttattaaatgaatggctagatcaaaaaaaaaatgaatatataaatgaaggAACTAACTGTGAAAGTAATACCAAATTATGGGAAgagaaaattgaaaatttgtGGATACCATTAATGAAGAATGCATATGATAGTGTTTCGTGTCATAGAAAGAAATCAACCTATaactgttttattttacctgAAATGAAGACTTCCTTATCTGTGGGTTTTACACTTCTGGgaacttttattattacgttttttattttgtataag ttTAGTCCGTTTGGACACTGGATTCACAATTGTCtacgtaaaaaaagaaaaacaataCAGAACATAGTTCCAGAagattcatataaattaattaatgaatCCTCTTATATGGGGAAATCACATACTGAAAGTGGAAAAATTAGGATAAGTTATGGTTCTGTATGA
- the PmUG01_05042900 gene encoding fam-m protein, with amino-acid sequence MEQKTKLYIIVKIAAFLLLTWIFHFDNDRSTFIKSLNKNCYDDRKLAIGNHRLLTKYKQDKDLRNTWLKEKFPYNEINIQKDISRNEKGVNEKNKQSNRNLINKDQYYTEIIDYNNGMFDGKHFHFEKKWIKKKDYDDFVEKNSRICDIALKKVKFKSYGFGFFLFLLLFSLGIGIPVLTKLKFLESIWKMMEESELLKEACKSIKTFMENEQPYLYLVLFILLMFMVSIMFLVAIYKILRNNEKYNKIKLMT; translated from the exons atggaacaaaaaacaaaattatatattatagttaaAATCGCTGCCTTTCTCCTTTTAACTTGGATATTCCATTTTGACAATGATCGG agtacatttattaaatcaCTGAATAAAAACTGTTACGATGATAGAAAATTAGCTATTGGGAATCATCGATTACtgacaaaatataaacaggATAAAGATTTGCGTAATACATggttaaaagaaaaatttccgtataatgaaataaatatacaaaaagatATATCTAGGAATGAAAAAGgggtaaatgaaaaaaataaacaatcaAATAGGAACTTAATAAATAAGGATCAATATTATACAGAAAttatagattataataatggaatgtttgatggaaaacacttccattttgaaaaaaaatggataaaaaaaaaggactaTGATGATTTtgttgaaaaaaatagtagaaTTTGTGATATAGCTTTAAAGaaagtaaaatttaaaagttaCGGATTtggattttttttatttttacttcttttttcgTTGGGAATTGGAATACCCGTATTAACTAAATTAAAGTTTTTGGAAAGTATATGGAAAATGATGGAAGAATCTGAATTATTGAAGGAAGCATGTAAGAGTATAAAAACTTTTATGGAGAATGAACAACCCTATCTTTATCTAGTTTTATTTATCTTACTTATGTTTATGGTGTCCATTATGTTTTTAGTAGCGATTTATAAGATCTTAaggaataatgaaaaatataataaaattaagttgaTGACTTAA
- the PmUG01_05043000 gene encoding fam-l protein — MERSVKIHLFIKISEFILITWICHFMNHVCILKKNMENNCTFNRILNTRTYRILSETKQDRYSYIVRLKEKTQNNDIRKEEDIFINGKKAPEKRKQLNGSSQKNDRCNKQVMKNKSYIYETKKYSHLEKKIFKELDYIDFLKNNRIINDKTYKEIIRKKFALRIFLPIIILLLLSLSLILDYSGSFGLRKLLFKVLKIASEKWYSKLQDFLKNSPVGAFFKLVQREEFKEIKKAGTSSMKKVKVVYVDWVRGFMGFLIYCIPFLILGVTIISAVFFYHKKVKKYEKIKYRKR; from the exons atggaACGAAGTGTTAAGATAcacttatttattaaaatttctgaGTTTATCCTTATAACGTGGATATGCCATTTTATGAATCATGTG tgtattcttaagaaaaatatggaaaataacTGCACGTTTAATAGAATATTAAATACAAGAACATATAGAATACTTTCAGAAACTAAACAAGATAGatattcatatattgtaaggttaaaggaaaaaacacaaaataatgatatacgGAAAGAagaagatatatttattaatggaAAGAAGGCTCCAGAAAAACGAAAGCAATTAAATGGAAGTTCACAAAAAAATGACAGATGCAATAAGCAagttatgaaaaataaatcctatatatatgaaacaaaaaaatattctcatcttgaaaaaaaaatattcaaagaactggattatatagattttcttaaaaataacaggataattaatgataaaacttacaaagaaataatacgtaaaaaattTGCCTTACGAATTTTTTtaccaataataatattattattattgtcatTGTCACTCATATTAGATTATTCTGGTTCATTTGGACTTAGGAAGTTGTTGTTTAAGGTGTTGAAAATTGCTTCAGAAAAGTGGTATTCCAAATTACAAGATTTTCTAAAGAATTCACCTGTAGGTGCCTTTTTTAAGTTAGTGCAAAGAGAagaatttaaagaaataaagaaagcTGGAACGTCCAGTATGAAGAAGGTAAAGGTAGTATATGTAGATTGGGTAAGAGGTTTTATGggatttttaatatattgcaTACCTTTCCTTATTTTAGGTGTTACAATTATATCGGCGGTTTTTTTctaccataaaaaagttaagaaatatgaaaaaattaagtacagaaaaaggtaa
- the PmUG01_05043100 gene encoding fam-l protein: MAIYKQEKYSSTLYLKEELPIYVAQERKDISNNEKVDSGKKKKLSGFPLKVAGGHKSDMKNKSCLFDTNKYSHMEKKIFKELDYIVFLKNNKTVSNKVYKKIICKKYELQIFLPVLIFFFLLILFIVEVSFGFAGKHSLLYQLSLNKDNLKSLTENDSWSPIVEAVKTLGAFLEHSISKKLGEDVCSWCENASDITNYCKLGHFFRILIYYVPFIILCITLISRIIYYHKKVKKYEKIKFRKR, encoded by the coding sequence ATGGCAATATACAAACAAGAAAAGTATTCAAgtactttatatttaaaagaagaattgCCAATTTATGTAGCTcaagaaagaaaagatatatctaataatgaaaaggtTGACTCaggtaaaaagaaaaaattaagtggATTTCCCTTGAAGGTTGCGGGTGGTCATAAATcagatatgaaaaataaatcttgttTATTTGATACAAACAAATATTCacatatggaaaaaaaaatattcaaggAACTTGATTATATagtttttcttaaaaataacaagaCAGTTAGTAATAAggtttacaaaaaaataatatgtaaaaaatacgaattgcaaatttttttacctgTATtaatcttctttttcttattaatactatttatAGTAGAAGTATCATTTGGATTTGCAGGAAAACATAGTTTATTATATCAATTAAGTTTAAACAAGGATAATTTAAAATCTTTGACCGAAAATGATTCATGGTCACCTATTGTAGAGGCGGTTAAAACGTTAGGAGCATTTTTGGAACACAGTATATCTAAAAAACTGGGGGAAGATGTATGTTCATGGTGTGAAAATGCATCAGATATTACTAATTATTGCAAATTAGGGcatttttttcgtattttaatatattatgtacctttcattatattatgtatcaCTTTAATATCgagaattatttattaccataaaaaagttaaaaaatatgaaaaaattaaattcaggaaaaggtaa